In the genome of Desulfonatronum thiosulfatophilum, the window GTTTCCTTCAATCCCGTCATGCCGATTTCAAAAAACCAAAAGATCTCCATCATCATCCCCTGCCACAATGCCGAACGCTATTTGTCCCAGACGTTAGGCTCGGTTCTGGATCAGAGTCTGGCTCCACATGAAGTGATCGTCGTCGATGACGGGTCGACGGACTCCAGTCTCGATATCGCCCGTCGCTTCGAGACAGCCTTCGCGGGGCTGATTCACGTCCACTCCCAACGTTCCGGCTGTGCTTCGCGGACACGAAATCTCGGCGCATCCTTCGCATCAGGAGATGCTCTGATGTTTCTCGATGCCGACGACGTACTTGCTCCCGACGCACTCGAGGCCCTGGCAGAGGCGCTTTTCGCTTGCCCAGGCGGTGTTGCCGCGTGTTCATGGCAACGCCTTGAACTTGTGGATGGGACATGGAGATCCGGACCGGCTTCCTGTGCGCCACGCAGGCAGGATCAGGACGTTCTCGCCGCTTGGCTGATCGGATGGTATCACCCTCCATGCTCCATACTCTGGTCCAGGGAGGCTTTTCAAGAGGCCGGCTGCTGGGATGAAGCCGCCACGCTCAATGATGACGGCGACTTGATGATGCGGGCGTTTATCGGCGGCATACAAATGGTGGAAGCTGTTTCCGGTACCGCCTATTATCGCCGGCTTCCAAAGGGCCAGATTTCCTTGAGTGGTCATCGGTACACGTACAGCGGGCTGGCGGGACGACTTGCAATCATTGAAAAAGTTGTTCGCCTGCTGGAGGAGCAGAGGCGGGTGGACAATTATCGTCCTGAGATTAGCAGGGCCTTTGGCTTGATCGCCGCTGACGCGGCTTGGCGCTTTGGCGCCCTTTGCGAACAGGCCCGGAGGAGAAGCCGGGAATATGCCCCATCGCTTTCAATCAGAGCGAAGGGCTTGCTGAACCGCTTACGTCGGGAACCTGCCGCTGCAAGACAGATCCCTGTTGCGGCTCAGGGGCTGGGCGAAGAGATCCGGTTCGGCCTCGATCGGGCGCGAGAGGTGCTGGACTCTTCTTTCTCGGCAACAACAATCACGGATGCGAAGCCTTCCAAACAAGTCGATAGGCCTGAAGTCAGCGTGATCATTCCCGTGTACAACCGCGCTCATCTTCTGCAGCGCACCATCGAGAGTGTTCTTGGCCAGACGTTTCCGCATTTTGAGGTTATTGTGGTTGATGACTGCTCCGGAGACGATCCAGCATCAGTGCTCGCAAAGCAAGGGGACCGGCGTGTGCGCTATTTCCGGCAACCCAGGAACTGCGGCGTCGCAGCGGCCCGCAACCGCGGTTTGCGGGAGGCACGGGCTGACCTTGTTGCGTTTCTGGACGACGACGATGAATGGTTTCCTGAAAAGTTGGCTTTGCAGGTTGAGCTTATGAATCGCTCGCCGGAGAATGTGGGGCTGATCTATACCGGCGTGGAAAGCGTCTTCAGCGACGGCAGCCGATCTGTTCAGATCCCCTCCGCACGAGGTGACCTTTACCGTGAACTCCTCGTCAGGAATCTCCTGCACGGGGGTGGAACCAACATCATGATGCGGCGCAATGTGGTTACGACGATCGGATTCTTCGATGAAACCTTCCCGGCAATAGAGGACTATGACTACTGGCTGCGGGTCAGCCGCCTGTATAAGGTCGATTACGTCGACATGCCTCTTGTCCGATATAACGACCATGATCCATCGCGGGGAAATGGTAAGGAAACCAGGCGATCCACCAAGATCAAGGCGAACCTGGAAGCCCGGAAACAATTTTACCGGAAACATGGTGCGCAGATGCGAGAGCACGGCCTCGCGCATCTGTTTCTGGTGGACAGTGCACATCGACACCTGACGCCGGGATGGGACGATGTCAATGGAGCGCGCAGGCTCGCCCTGCAGGCCTGCCTCTTGGCTCCGGCATCCAGAGAAGTGCGTGACGTCTTGAAAAAGCTCTTCGTCCCAGAGACGTTGCGCGGCTTTGTGAGAAAAAGACGCAATTGGCTCAATAATCGTTGTAACCGGAGCGGCCTAAGAAAATTTATCTCTTGATTCGGTGGCGGAAGTGAGCATGTCGCAAGCGGTTCCTCGCAGACATACGAAAGAATATTCATAATAAGGACTACCTTGTGCCGGGCACTCCATTAAAAGCCATTTGTTACGTCTTGAATTACTTTCCGGAACCGAGTCTCACGTTCATTTCAGATGAAGCCGCATCATTGATGCATCTCGACATCACTCCATATGTTTTGACGTTTAACCATGGTCTGGAAAGATCGGTTCTGCAGCCTTCGGCACGAAAAATTATTGACCAGGGTTTGTTCAGAAAAATCGTTATTCCCTCCAAGGCGAGGACATTGCGGGCAATTCCGCAATTGGCTCTGAGAAATCCGCGGAAAACGTTTTTCTGCTGTATGCGTATCCTAAAATCCAAGGATCGATGGCACTACATGAGTTCGGCGCCATATGCTCTGTTTCTGCAGGATCACGGGGTGCAATACATCCATACGCATTTTGCCGATGAAAATCTTAAATGGACGAAGGCTTTATCCGAATGGACAGGCCTTCCTTTCGGCGTGACCACACACGGATACGATCTCCGCGAAGATCCAATGCCGGCAGGCGAAGTATCGAAACTTCTTTTCCAAGCCAACCTGGTAGTCGCCATCAGTGGCTATAATCAAGATTTAATGGTCAAGAAATACGGCATTGCCAAGGATGCGATAAAAACCATCCACTGCGGCATCGACACCCAAGCATTCAGACGGAGCGACAAAACTGAGAGATTCGTCGGCAATCACCTGCGGATTGTCAACATCGGACGGCTCGTACCGGAAAAGGCGCAGGATGTTCTTTTTCAAGCACTGGCAGCGGTCAAAAAACGAGGCGTGCAGTTCGATCTGCAAATTGTCGGCGCAGGACCGCTTCTGGATCAGTTGAAAGAACTGGCCCGATCCTTGGATATCATTGATCACATCGATTTTCTTGGAGCTCAGCCGCAAGATGTTGTCATCAAGGTACTTCGGGAAGCCGATGTATTTGTGCTCTCGTCGCGTAATGAAGGACTTCCCGTCGTTTGCATGGAGGCAATGGCGATGGAGGTATTCCTCATCGCCACAAACATTTCCGGAATCCCCGAGCTCGTTCAGCATGGTCAAAACGGTCTTCTGGTGGAACCCGAAAATGTTCAGGAATTAGCGGACGCCATCTTGTGGGTCGATAAGAATAGAAAGCTTTTAGAAGGAATGTGTTTTGCAGCCCGAAAAAAAGTCGAAGAGGAGTTTGATCGAAAAAAATGCACTCGTAGCCTGGCATTAGAAATTGAACAATGCTTGGTCACGCAGAAATAATTGTTTTCGGTCCTGATGATGTTCCGATCCGGTTGCGTTTCGTTTGCTTACTTCGGATTGAGATGCCTTGATTCAAACAAACTTGTCGCATCTAAATTGAATGCCCTGGCATATGCCATTATATGACGCTAATACATGTAATAATTTTTGATGATAATTGACAAAAACTAGCCAACTCAACAGCTAAATTAAGCTATGTTGCGGAGGCTTATCGATATTTTGGAGAAAAAATGCGGGTGA includes:
- a CDS encoding glycosyltransferase family 2 protein, which produces MPISKNQKISIIIPCHNAERYLSQTLGSVLDQSLAPHEVIVVDDGSTDSSLDIARRFETAFAGLIHVHSQRSGCASRTRNLGASFASGDALMFLDADDVLAPDALEALAEALFACPGGVAACSWQRLELVDGTWRSGPASCAPRRQDQDVLAAWLIGWYHPPCSILWSREAFQEAGCWDEAATLNDDGDLMMRAFIGGIQMVEAVSGTAYYRRLPKGQISLSGHRYTYSGLAGRLAIIEKVVRLLEEQRRVDNYRPEISRAFGLIAADAAWRFGALCEQARRRSREYAPSLSIRAKGLLNRLRREPAAARQIPVAAQGLGEEIRFGLDRAREVLDSSFSATTITDAKPSKQVDRPEVSVIIPVYNRAHLLQRTIESVLGQTFPHFEVIVVDDCSGDDPASVLAKQGDRRVRYFRQPRNCGVAAARNRGLREARADLVAFLDDDDEWFPEKLALQVELMNRSPENVGLIYTGVESVFSDGSRSVQIPSARGDLYRELLVRNLLHGGGTNIMMRRNVVTTIGFFDETFPAIEDYDYWLRVSRLYKVDYVDMPLVRYNDHDPSRGNGKETRRSTKIKANLEARKQFYRKHGAQMREHGLAHLFLVDSAHRHLTPGWDDVNGARRLALQACLLAPASREVRDVLKKLFVPETLRGFVRKRRNWLNNRCNRSGLRKFIS
- a CDS encoding glycosyltransferase family 4 protein → MPGTPLKAICYVLNYFPEPSLTFISDEAASLMHLDITPYVLTFNHGLERSVLQPSARKIIDQGLFRKIVIPSKARTLRAIPQLALRNPRKTFFCCMRILKSKDRWHYMSSAPYALFLQDHGVQYIHTHFADENLKWTKALSEWTGLPFGVTTHGYDLREDPMPAGEVSKLLFQANLVVAISGYNQDLMVKKYGIAKDAIKTIHCGIDTQAFRRSDKTERFVGNHLRIVNIGRLVPEKAQDVLFQALAAVKKRGVQFDLQIVGAGPLLDQLKELARSLDIIDHIDFLGAQPQDVVIKVLREADVFVLSSRNEGLPVVCMEAMAMEVFLIATNISGIPELVQHGQNGLLVEPENVQELADAILWVDKNRKLLEGMCFAARKKVEEEFDRKKCTRSLALEIEQCLVTQK